The genomic stretch AACAAGATGTGAGCACAAGGTGGAACAGTACGTATTACATGCTGGAAAGCCTTTTTGCACAAAAGCGAGTCCTGGCTTCATACATTGCCGATCATGATCTCCCCGCGACATTCAGCGCATACCAGTGGGTTTTAATAGAGaacattctctctctccttgcccCCTTTGAGCAGATAACGAAGGAGATAAGCTCATCGGGTGCATCTGTGGCAGACGTTATCCCCTTACTAGCAGCATTAAAGCGTCTTTTAGGCAAAGAGGCTGAAACAGACCACGGAGTGAGAACAACAAAAAGTGCGCTCTTAGATGCTGTGAACACTCGTTTTAGCAAGGCAGATTCCGAACCGCTGTACTGCATCGCGACAGTACTTGATCCAAGATATAAGGATCCTTACTTGGATGGGGGGAAAAAGCAGCGCACAAGGGACATGATACAGGCTGAGTTGGATTTGCAAAAGCCGTTGTGTGATGGAGACGGTCGCATGACGCACAGCGCAGCAGAACGGGGAGATGGCGTGGAGAAAAAAAGGGCACGCACTACAGATGATGAGCTGCGCAAACCCTTACTGTCTGACATGTTCGAAGAGATTCTCCAAGAGAGCAATCCAAATACCAGTCAGAAGACAAGCTCAACAGCTCAACAACTGGATGCTTTTCTATCAGAAGTCCCCATCCCCAGGAGCAATAACCCTCTCGGATATTGGAGGGCCAATCAAGGCCGCTTTCCCCACCTGGCACAGACGGCACGCAGGTTAGCTATTTaggaaattgaattaaatatgtTATTCATAAAGTTCTTGTTATGCTATATATTTTGAACTATTATACTTTAGTGTGGAAAAATAGAAGGCATATAGCCTACCGGCATTcaaaaatttaattatttcttAGGCAGAAAAGAAACACATGCCGTCATCAattaaaaaactacaaaaaactgATAGCCTACAATGTCGATGCTATGAGATAACTGTTTCGATTCTCCGTTCCCATCCTAGATACTTGTCTGCTCCATGCACAAGCACCGATAGCGAGAGACTGTTTAGCGCTGCTTCTCACATCATCGATGAGAAGAGGAACAGACTTTCATGTGACAAAGCAGAGAAGCTCCTTTTCATCAAGAAGAACCTGCCACTTTTCCTGAAGTAGACTTAATTTAGTTTATTAAAGTTGCCTGTTATTTAAATACACTGTCAGAAATAGGGCACTGCCCCATTTGTGTTCAGCCCCCCCGgcccccactttttttttttttttttttttcaagcagtTGTTAATGCACTTTCTTTGTTGTGAGCATACAGAGTAAATGCAGTTAATTTCTTGTTTAAGGCCGATGTTAGGGGGGCTCAAAGATGGacaaataaaaagtattttgttttactaatTTATTTAAGGGTAAATTGTTCTTAAATTAGGTCTTCTGGAATGTTAGAAAACGTTCAGTATTAAATAAATCGTTTgtattaaaaaagagaaactggatctgtgaattctgtcttactactcagtcagaatcttattaacctggagtcccagtctctgtcccaGTAATCATATATGtcatgttttaggcctattgacagacatccatttaaaatgtaggcaatggtATAAAAagagtccactgaagtttctcagctacCACTCTAGTTAAATTTGTGTGGTCCAAGCAGCTTTTCATAAAACATGGTattcattcgcaaggctacttttacttttatactttaagtaaatttccaagcctgtactttgttacttttacttttgtaaagaagttaaatcagtacttctacttttaccagagtattttttaacaaaaatatctgtacttctacttgagtacgggaagtgagtacttttgccatctctgcctgCAGTTTGGGTTTACAGTCACGGCTGATCTGAGACCTCAGTGTGTCGTGTGTGCCGAGGTGCTGGCAAACGACAGCCATCTTCAATGTCCTTGATATTTTTATCCGAGAAAATGGTTTGGCTTGGGACCGATGCATTGGCCTATGCACGTATGGTGCGCGGGCAATGACCGTGAGTGTGGCCTAGCTGCTCGTGTTCAGCAAGTAGCTCCACTTGTGAAATGGACACATTGCATGGTCCATCGCGAAGCACTAGCTGCCAAAAAAATGCCAGTTCTCTTTGACTCCGTGCTGAACCAATCCGTGAAAATGATAAATCTCATCAAATCACGGCCGCTAAACTCTCGCATGTTTGGGTCCTCCTGCCAGGAGATGGGGTCAGGGCACGAACAGCTGTTTCTGCACACTGAAGTTCGCTGGCTCTCCAGGGGGCGGGTGTTACAGCGGTTGTATGATCTGCGAGAGGAGGTGAAGTGTTTTTTGACAGAAATCAAATCAGATCTGGCGAAGCATCTGGATGACACTATGTGGCTTGAACAAATcaacgactggatgtgccaaaATTTtcttaaatgaagaaaaaactgaggtggttgtttttggagaaaaagaggaacaactgaaagtcagcgctcagcttcaaacggcaatgttaaaaacaacagacaaagcaagaaatcttggtgtagttatggactcagacctgaatttcaacATCCACATTAAGATAATAACtaaatcagcctattaccatcttaagaatatatcaaggaTTAAAGGACTTATATCCGTaaatggtttagggccaaaatctGATCTGTTATTGCACTAACCTAACTAATGTACCACctagacctctcaggtcgtccgGGACAGGTCTTCTTTCTTTCCCGGACGGACagaacagggggaagcagcgttcagtttttatgctccacttATTTGGAACACACTACcaaaaaactgcaggtccgccgcaactctcagttcttttaaatcaaggctgaagacctttatttttgatgttgcctttcctTAATTCTTATACTGTACTTtgaattttattcttgtattttatctcGTATCAATTTTTATACTGAACTgtgaattttattcttgtattttatctcGTATTAAATTTGTATtcgttaatatttttatattttaattttatatttttgctctttgcttttaaatgtttgatgttttatgtaaagcactttgaattgccctgtgctgaatgtgctatataaataaaattgccttgccaaGAAGTGTACGTAAGTGGGGTGAGTAGGTGCATTGTGTGTATGAATAGTCTTGCAACATGTATCCGTCAGAACAGTGAGACTGAAACTGTAGATGAGAAtacaaatgagagagagagtaataaaaatggaaatgaaaaagAGAATGAAACTGCCAAAATGATCGGCTGAGACCGATGAGGGTCCAGCTATCAACAGCACTAATATTCCTGACAGTATTGTTGATAACGTGTATACAGAAGCAGTGTTGGAAGTTCAAAGcgaagagggaggagaggacaggCTGCCAGACagcctgtcctctcctctctagACCTGTTAAATCCCATGTCAGAGAACAATGTGTCCACTTGTAATACCTTACCCTGTGATCAGAGAGAAGGGGCAACATGGACAGAAGCTGTAGTTATAGTTATGGATTATGAATTGGATAATTTTTCTCCATTATcccaaataaaaacaatattaaagaGGTGAAACTAGTACATAAGGACATCTACGGACGCCTACTAGTAACTGACTGTGTACATGAAAATTATCTTTTTAGAATCATTAACATTTAAGCATCCAATTCTGAAAAAGACATGAAATCTTTTTTCAGAAGTCTAAGACAAtgatttttggggattttaatgTGTTAATGTTTAACGCTCCCcccctcattttaatgttttaatgttgttCTTGTCCAAGTGAGTACAACTCAATAACTCACTTGTGTATGGTTGAAGCCAGTGCCATATATTCCGCCTCACATATGGATAGCGCAACAGTAGGTTGCTTTCTATTCTTCCACGAGACCAGGGAGCTGTTCTGACTAAGGCTCACACAGTATGCCGTGGCACTGGAATCAGCCGCCCAGTCGGCATCACTGTAGGCCTGTATACCTTGCTTCTCACTGTCGTTTCTCCTAAAGCTTAACCCTTTCTCTGCGGTGCCTTTGAGATACCTTAGTACGTGCTTCACAGTGACCCACTGCTCCTCTGTAGGCTCAGCAAAGTACTGTAATAACCTGCTCACTACAAAACTTAAATCTGGTCTGGTACAAGTAGTCAGGTATATAAGATTTCCTACAGCCTCTCTGTACACCCTGACCCCTTCCATCTTTACTGCATCCTCAGTATAATCTAGCTTTTGCTCACAGGGTGTTTCTCTGGTCCAACagttttgcatatttaaacgCTTTAGTATCTTGTTAATGTACCTTTCCTGTAACATCTTTACACACCCATCTGACTGACTGAAATCGATACCCAgaaaatgtttgagtttgcCCAAATCTTTCATTTAAATCACCTTTTTCAGTCCCTCTTTATTGCTTGCTGCAATGATCAAGTCATCGACCCATATGATTATGATCACCTTCCCTTCTTTTGACTTTTTGGCATAAACACAGTGGTCAGCTGGGTTTTGTGTGAACCCATTCTCAGTTAGGCAATCGTGCAAAACCTTATTCCAATTTCGCCCGGATTGTTTAAGACCATAAAGTGATTTCTCTAACTTATAAACTATACCCTCTTTCTCTTGATAACCCTCTGGTGGATTGATGTAGATCTAAGGGAGTGTGCAAGTACGCTGTTTTCAGGCTTGAATAAAATATGGCTGATTTGATTTAACCGAACTGTCGGGGGACAGACGCCGTGGTTATgggactatgagtgggcgactactccaacggaagcacagaggagcgcgtagcactgcacctgtGATTATTAATaccaaacttgggttgtcatggtttatgaccgataatagactcgGTCAGATTTCTTGaatgagagcggctccgtccaaagtgggatgaatgccgtctcccctaatcagaccaggctttccccagaaggccctccagttattcacatagcccacatcatcagctgggcaccaccccgacaaccagcggtggaaggatgacatgCGGGTGTACATGTCATCGCagatcaggtttggcaggggtccagagaaaactactgaatCTGACATCGTCTTTGCAAATGCACAAAGTGACTAAACATAAATTTAGGGATGCACAAGACCGCAGCCGCTTTTCTTGGAGCCGCCACCCTCACTtttcgcagtatagagctcccaataaccagagttGGCATCTCAGCGAGTGTGTCACTCATTGAgtggggagaaactgttagaaagGCGAAGATGTTGGTGGTTAGCCATAGGCTCTGGTTTAGAGCGACTGCCGCCATGTGCGCGCCCCGGTTTAGAGCTAGCTCTTTTCTTCATCAAACCCAGACACCTTCTTGACAGCTTGAATGACCAAATGAAAATTTGCCCGCCTTACAGCATTCTCAACAGTAAATACTGAAAACCTTTGTGAAGTGTCAGCAGAAGTCTTCCGACTTCTCTGAGCTTCTGCCGAATACACTCATATTTGGTGGGATCTTGaccatgtttattttttttaataagcatGGTTGGATTGGGCCAGCTGAAGAATACAGAAGTCACTGTGTACAGCAGTAGAAACATCATCAtctttaatcacagttaacagCTTCCAAACACCTTGGGATATCTGTTGACACTGGGCTGATTCAGACATTGTGGCCAAAGACAAGATTACCACAGATGTAGCAGTAAGTTTTCTTATTTCCCGAAGTGGAAATGTTTGAAGACTGGATGCATTGATCTTCCCCAGTTCCGGTGTTACCATTAACAGATTCACCTTCAGTTCTGCTCTTCTGAACTGCAATCTGAACTTCTCCTAATACTTGCTTTGCCTCCTCACAAGTCTTCTCAATCTGCTCTGTACCATCTGCACTTTCGCATAATAGGTTGTCACCTACGTGTATATCTAGCTAGTCTCTACGTTTTTGAATTTTTTAAGCAGGCTCAGTTCAGGAACCGTCTGACTGACTGCAAGAATCTGGAAAATATTCCTCCCCTGATATATCAtcacttgaacttgaactggGCTCTTCTTCTCAAATTCACTTACCATTggtagtaggggtgggaatctttTACCATCtcacgattcaattcgattccgattcttgaggccacgattcgattcaaaatcgattttcgattcaaaaagattttcgattcaaaacgATTCGATTTTATCCATAATGATTTCTAATCGGGTTTCTGATCATGATCTACTCTCATCTGCTTTGCTATACAGAATGACAAACGGAGACATTAAAGTgtctttttcacattttaagttCAATTCTCAGGGAAGTGACTTTTATCAAAAACATTGTCTGGTTAAATAGATGCATTTCCCAGGAAGGTTGCAGTTTACCACAAATATCATGTAGAACACAACCGGTGAAGACCAAAAAACATCTATATTTCTCAGTCAGACTCAGTAACTTAAAGAATAACAATTTTACAATTAACAGTTATGGCTCTCGTGCATCACACGAGTTTGCAAAACACAGGATTTGAGCACCCACGTATCAGTTATGTAGTGAGCGGTGAATGTCACAAAAGGTTGCTCTTGATGTCCATGCATCACATGTTAGTGCCACTTTGGTCGTTTCGGTTAGGGCACTGGCGACCTTTCTTTTAGTCTCATTGTAAAGCTGTGGCACAGCTGTCTCAGTGAAAAACTTGCGGGACGGTATCGCGTACCTCGGCTCCGCTGTCTGTAACATGCAGACGAACCCCTCGTTCTCCACCACACTGTAAGGCCTTAGGTCTTTGGCGATGAAGCAGGCGATAGACcgagttattttttttcccctttcggAGTTGGCAGGAAGTTTGGTGAAGCAGTGCAGTGTGCGTTGGTCTGCAGCTGGCGGCTGACTCTGCTCCGTGTCGCTGAGCTCCGGGTGATGCCTAGTAACATGAGCCCGCGCATTTGTTGTGCTGCCGAAGTACTTGGTCTTCGTTTTGCAAAGCTTGCACACTGTGTGTGTCATGTCCAGCGCAGTGCTTCCAGGCATTCGGTAAAACCGAAATGGAAACTAATTAGCTTTAAGTGAAGACAGGGCTGGTTCATTGACATATGGGCTGGTTGGATCTCCCTCTCATCCATATTTGCTTCCTCTTTGTTTTAGTGATTTGCCGCTCACGTTCAAAAACTGTCTGCGTGGTGACGTCCGGACGTCCCGTATAGGCTAGTTACAAAAATGGAGGCGAACAGCCagctgattttatttatttattaaatcgaTTCTTGGACATTTCAGATCGATTCTGaattgttgcaaatgagaatctaGATTCTtctgtgaatcgatttttttgcacacccctaattGGTAGGCATTCACAATGAGTCTTTTCGACCCTTTTTGTCATAACTGTCTTTGTTTGATCTGTGATGCAGGAACAAACTACACAGAGAATATTAAGAACCAAACACACGTACATTCagtcaaaatattaaatgatgCATTTTACAAAAGGCAATAGACACATTTATTATTACACTTTCCCCTTTACTATATCTTAGATGATGCACTGCCAGTTTTATTATAGCTTTCACAattgtatcaaatcataaaGAAGTCATGGAAATTTCACCATTTTGCTCTCAGGTATTGAATCAACACCAAAAGCACGTGTTGCCCTCTGTAAATATTTGTTGAAACTACTGTCCGACCAGAAGAATTCCTTTTCTACAGTTTGAGAATTGTACAAAAATGTGGATATTTTTAAGCCAGGAAGAggtgtactgtaaatgtagttGAAACTCAAACACTTCACTCAACAATCAGAATAATAAGAGTTTTTGAAAAcctaaaaaagttaaataacttACTGATCAAGGCAATATACTCACCTTTACATTTAATACTAAAACATCTCAAGGCAAAAAAGGGTCCATTGCACACGGCACATTTGTCCAATTTCTCTCTTcttgttgaagtttaaaactattggatctgcccagagccactctgcatctgccataaccaatcgctaacgtttggtcgtgatgtatgtcatgcgcatgtgcaacaagaggggagaccgtcAACTATctgcttatatttagcattaccatcgctagcgttagccttagccaactcatTCAACACTAATGGAGCGAGCTGGACAATCAAACTGTTCCCAAACCCcatggggaggagggccacgacatcatggccaccaacacaactcagcaaagattgttcttgctcgggctttaacttctggatattcagcAGCGTTACCACAACGAATcgaatggcttcgctcacatctttctccgccgccattacggaactacaactttAGCGCATGggctcaacgtcatcgttcctCAGCCACtacctctgttcgctgattggattGCCAAAAATCtggctggagaaaacccaagaatataccgcgaACCCAGAAttagtactgaagggaaatgaaaattgataTAAgaacgtaggagggcggagccaggctacagGAGAGGAGGCATGGCAGGATAATCTCTCTTGTCCAATACCTAAGATAAACCACAGCCACACAGCAATGATGAAAAATTGCTgggattttaatgtttttaatgaagAATTGCATTTTATGtgtaacagaaaaaaagtcaacCACTTATAATTGTTGTGGATCTAATACTGCACAGAAATATGAATACTACTAATACTACTTAAtacttaaaaacaaacatacagagTCCCATATCTTTTTAATATTACAATAGAGGGTGTGTCCAAATACACAGTCCTTAGAGTGTCAATACCTGATATCTCAATGCATCACGATGCTTCAAAAtaaatttttctattaaagccatataggatatttgacttgacaaACTTGCATTGTCAAGTGCAATGCCCAAGCTGCAATACGTAACTTCAGACTGGAATGATGAAGTGTTTGGGTTCATTTCTTTAAGGTAGCTACCACGAAGGTTTACCTATTTTGGATTAGTCATATACCACCCTACTTTTAACCAGCAAATCTATTGTGCTGTATTGGAATAACTGACCCCagacaactctttaacaaaaaaggtaaCGTATactgaacaataacttaaatgtacaaataatatttagccgttagattgaataacaaaaaaaaacataacacaaatcacacccttcaaatatgctaactgcaatatttcttcaaatgatattacaCACAACCACCCCTTTACCAGTTTCTCTATCAGTTTCCACTTAAAACACTGCAGCTACACAAAATGATTCCTCCTTACAGCAGTTTCAATGTAAAACGTACTCAAACCACTGTGTTAACACaagggctgttggaacgaataccgaaattcgaatataattccaatagtaaaaaaatcaatactattcgaatgctaaaattactatttgaatgtgactttttttatataaatatgttggctaacgttagctaatctccctcttctcgcctTGACCTACCCGCATGTGTGATTCATGTCACGCCGTATGAACAATAAcagcgggagtgagaaacacaaggcattgtgaggtctAACCGAGCCAAAATGCTAATGTTATCAATAGTTAGCTTGTTCTGGTTTTCTAACTGCGTCGGGAGGTAACGTTAGCGTAgttgggagcttcatggagaaagCTAAAGTTTAAGTTAGCtcccctacagctgtcagagttagcttccaCGTCATATTATCTTCTtacagctgtattctcagtaatgtGACAATCTGCtggaaacaggttgcttataaatccCTAtaatagtagtgacagcactGTTTGGCTTGCTTATTAATGCAGTTAGCATTGTTTGTTACTTACCTAGTTTATGAAAAATGGTTTCGGCTGTGCTtcctaacatgatgtcattgtgctaaccgagcaccgttagcctttacaacataGCCGCTTCACTTGTTAGATCAGATtccagagttctctgttgatttgtgtttgtcgctgtgagctcgtggtggaaaatgaatgtTAACAAAGTTGCGTGCAGGTTGCCTCAAGGCCAGTCTATAATgttagaagtccctctagtggacagaacgtgtaacaacaaaCACATGCTTGTAGTTGCATTGACGCAAGCCTGATGTGTAGAACATATTTAACAGGCTGcaattgagcattaaatattcgaatattattaaaatattaaaaaaaatctcaaatggAATTCGAatagtattatagaggaagactgacagctctagttaacacacacacacacacacacacacacacacacacacacacacacacacacacacacgccgagaggggaaaaaaaaaagttgcgggctcatgtggacgtgcagcagccagcaggatgttatcttcagtgaagcaaacacacagaaatccaaCTTACAGTTAGCTGTTAGTCCAAGAAACAGCTCAAACACGAAAACCAGTCACCAGCTACGGCAAAGTCCtcttcagcagggaaacacgcTGTCGTCCTCTCCGGTCCAAAATTAGCGTCCGCCGAACCAGCAACTCTCCGctgttagctccaactttagccaggCACACTAGCACAACGTTTGTTCTAAACCACTGCTGTTAGACAGGAAAAGTGCCGTAGTGTAGCTACACCTCTTCAGCTTCGTTATTCCACTTAGATTGTTTCCAAGCTAACTAGCGTCTCTTCatgtttctcagtgttttctttcatCTTCTCGATTTGCGATCCTCTCGACTCTTCCGTGTCTCCGCTCAGCcattttgcgtgtgtgtgtctgtgtttgtttgtg from Perca fluviatilis chromosome 20, GENO_Pfluv_1.0, whole genome shotgun sequence encodes the following:
- the LOC120548878 gene encoding zinc finger BED domain-containing protein 4-like, giving the protein MLESLFAQKRVLASYIADHDLPATFSAYQWVLIENILSLLAPFEQITKEISSSGASVADVIPLLAALKRLLGKEAETDHGVRTTKSALLDAVNTRFSKADSEPLYCIATVLDPRYKDPYLDGGKKQRTRDMIQAELDLQKPLCDGDGRMTHSAAERGDGVEKKRARTTDDELRKPLLSDMFEEILQESNPNTSQKTSSTAQQLDAFLSEVPIPRSNNPLGYWRANQGRFPHLAQTARRYLSAPCTSTDSERLFSAASHIIDEKRNRLSCDKAEKLLFIKKNLPLFLK